From the genome of Carassius gibelio isolate Cgi1373 ecotype wild population from Czech Republic chromosome A18, carGib1.2-hapl.c, whole genome shotgun sequence:
ACCTTCATTGAGATCAAAAGGAATAGTAAAACTATTGCAACCTTATAAATGTCccgttttctttttcaaaataacCACAAGGTGGCAGTAACTCCCAACTAAGTCTGGGGCATGAGTTGACCTTTAACTGAATTTAAGTAAAGAGAAAATATATCACAacgtaaatacacacacacacacacacaacaaaagtcAAACACTTGAAGTCTGTTTGGATGTTAAAATGTTAGAACCGCTTCAATGATTGTCAGGTTGTGATGATCTGAACTAGGAACATAAACAGTGAAATCATGTTCACACGTTCTCTCAAGTTTCAGCTGTGTTTTAGCACATGTGATCCGGGTGTCCAGATGAAAACCCCCACCTTCCCAGGCCTCTCCGCTGAATGTGTGGATCCATCAGTGTCTGGGAAGCCGCTCGGAGACCTACCGCTCTGCAATAGACTTGCAAATCACTCCACCCTTCTGCCACTGCATTAGCATACAGATGTTGTTAAGAAAAGGAGAGTAGCCTCACAAAAGGAGCCCTGATGTGAGAAATGCCCCTGCATGTCATTTACTGCCCAGCCTCGTCTCCATTAAAGGCACTGAGACCTTTGGCTATTGTCCATGACCGTGTGTGACACTGGGATGTTTCTTAGCCTCCCATGCACAAATGCTGGAACAATGAGCAAAGCAACACACAAAAGCCTTCATCTGTTCACTTgtcctttgtgtgtgttttcagcgtGAATAATTAAAAGAGCTGTCAAGTGtgcatttttctttctctctagAAGGCAGATGGAAGGAGTAGCATTCAACCGTGTTTGTGTTGTGTGAGCTTCACATGCAACTGCTCGTACTGAGAAAAGCTCGAGGAAGTTCACCACAAGTGCGTAAATAGACACACAGTGACATTCAACAGCACTTTAGAAGAAAAGCTAAGGAATACggctttttttttgttctggttcaaactttattttaaaacaatatattataatgaaAACGGGCATTACCATCCCATGGAATgtaaacagttcatttaaattatatatatatatatatatataaagaaacatGAAATGAAAGCACAACACAATATACTGTTGTCacacttcaaaaacataaaaataaaaataaaaaacataatgaaataaatacgTTTTAAGTTAACAAAAGGCAAAAGCGTGTCTTGTCACAAGGCAAAAAGttgaaaaacaacaataaaacacaacCTACGAACATCGGAACTCACAGTTCATGCTATTTGCAAATGAGAAGTTTCACCTCTAAAATAGAAACTGAGAGTGCAAAAGACGAAGGCCGTGGTATGACTCGACTCTTTTTCTGGTACATTGTCACTTACACATTCACGTTGGCTTGCATATGAACACTTCCCTGTGGATATctctgactattattattattataactgagAAAGGCTTTAAAATGATCCTGAGATTCCAACTTTGAGACTCTGTGCAGCTAGTCTTCATTAAAGCTAAGAGATTTAGCTCGTGCAAAGCAGACATATCTACATTGTTCCTTCTTTGAAatgcatataaaacaaaaacaaccaatGCATGTTACAAAAAAGCAATAAATAGGTTTTAAGAAAGGACTATGGTTAAAACTACTCAGTAATACTGTCCATTTAAAAACGCCTTAACTAAAGGCTACAGTATGTTCACGGAGCGGGTTAGACGTTACACTAGATGTATATACTCTAAGTTGCTCGGCTTTGGTTAGACTACAGATGGACGATTTGAGAAGGTTCATCCTACAGACAAAACACTGCAGAACAATTCCCCAAACACATAAACCTAAAGTGAAGTTCCCATTGCAGCTTCAGACTGGTATACAACAGTATACATTGTGTTCATCACATGACATTGGAGCTCTTTACGAATCAAGCACAGAGAAATATCTGCGCAGACGAGCATGCAATATGCACAGGTAATGGTTTCTAGTCGTCTGAGACAGACAGGCGGCTGAAGATGGGCAGGCGTCGGCCGTCGATGCCAGGAGAGTCGCAGCCGCTCAGACTGCTGGAGCTGGTGTAGCCGTCCTGATCGGAGAGAGAGTCCGTGGACGCGCTTCGCTGCAGAGCGGAGAGGCAGGTGACCGCGTAGGCCAGGTTCTGCACGCTCTCCGAGTCGCTGATGGTGTAGAAGCTCCCTCTGCCGCCCAGATCTGCGAAGGGATGGCTGTGCTTCAGGGTCCCCGGCTCGGGGAACAGAGGGGACAGCAGGTCTGGACTCCCGGTGGATGGCGGCGGGGACACAGAAGAAGATCTGGAGAAGGCCAGGGCGTCCGGGACTGCGTGGAAACCGCTGAGGGTTTGTGAGGAGAAGCCGCTGAAGCTGACGCTCTGGCGGAGCTGCGGTCGCGCTCGGATGCTCTTGGTGTTCTCCGGAAGCCCGTTCTGCTCGTCTGCGTTGTGTATGAAGTGACACCGAGCGCCGTAGGGGCAGAAGCCGATGGTGTGAAATGTGCGGCACGGCTCGGTCTTGTACTTCGGGTGTCTGTTGAGGCCTCTCAGCTCCTCCGTCCCGTGAGCGAACTGGCATTTTGCGCCGTATTTGCATGTGGCGCTTTCCTCGTAGGTGCGGCAGAGCTCGGTCTTGTAGCGGGTGG
Proteins encoded in this window:
- the LOC127933805 gene encoding mRNA decay activator protein ZFP36L1, with amino-acid sequence MPSDFLTPFLELDDEFYKSFRGIDLTEATQKQRVVGFQRRHSLCPVTLPNSKFNSNDTSPWPLPATTQLWSHEKQPQLPRSSLSQIPFRVDRSVSMIEGHVASESLTSSPLPPPPGLSISNSSLTCPKALGLTSTAPMSTRYKTELCRTYEESATCKYGAKCQFAHGTEELRGLNRHPKYKTEPCRTFHTIGFCPYGARCHFIHNADEQNGLPENTKSIRARPQLRQSVSFSGFSSQTLSGFHAVPDALAFSRSSSVSPPPSTGSPDLLSPLFPEPGTLKHSHPFADLGGRGSFYTISDSESVQNLAYAVTCLSALQRSASTDSLSDQDGYTSSSSLSGCDSPGIDGRRLPIFSRLSVSDD